In one Zalophus californianus isolate mZalCal1 chromosome 10, mZalCal1.pri.v2, whole genome shotgun sequence genomic region, the following are encoded:
- the AMZ1 gene encoding archaemetzincin-1 isoform X4 yields the protein MLQCRPAQEFCFGPRALKEALVSTDPALQEHYVSAFTPAERLFLAEAYNPRRTLFCTLLIRTAFDWLLSRPEAPEDFQTFHASLPSRRQSPARKHIYLQPIDLSEGPAGSALLEHLRNCTEAFFLGLQVRCLPSVAAASIHCCSRPSQDSDRLQLHTDGILSFLKNSKPGDALCVLGLTLSDLYPCEAWSFTFGKFLPGHEVGVCSFARFSGDLLQSGPSAADPALVEAAADGPETPVRDGGQSVGFSALGMVQCCKGALSLDEALRRPLDLCPICLRKLQHVLGFKLVERYKRLHAWTQAGTRARPSPDAGLPSAVEDTLPGSADSGLSCGSASEPGSSLSEPLTPDAWSRSFPGGPELEPEEGLGSLAVPESPPPLGPPQEAIEEHGRWLALCIQALEREVTEDELVQVDGAVDALAGWEMFTGQLPAPRPGLPCGRDGTRLRRVLGGTFSSLRRKLSTRKLSKAGSSPCRWRAEEN from the exons ATGCTGCAGTGCAGGCCAGCCCAGGAGTTCTGCTTCGGCCCGCGGGCCCTGAAGGAGGCGCTGGTCTCCACTGACCCCGCCCTGCAGGAGCActatgtgtctgccttcacccCTGCCGAGAGGCTCTTCCTGGCCGAGGCCTACAACCCCCGGAGGACCCTCTTCTGCACGCTGCTCATCCGCACAGCCTTCGACTGGCTCCTCAGCCGTCCCGAGGCCCCCGAGGACTTCCAGACCTTCCACGCCTCCCTGCCGTCCCGGAGGCAGAGCCCTGCCCGCAAGCACATCTACCTGCAGCCCATAG ATCTGAGTGAGGGGCCGGCGGGCAGCGCTCTGCTGGAGCACCTGAGGAACTGCACGGAGGCCTTTTTCTTAGGCTTGCAGGTCAGGTGCCTGCCTTCGGTGGCGGCCGCGTCCATCCACTGCTGCTCGCGTCCCAGCCAGGACTCAGACAGACTCCAGCTCCACACAG ACGGCATCCTGTCTTTCCTGAAGAACAGCAAGCCGGGTGATGCGCTGTGCGTGCTGGGCCTCACGCTGTCCGACCTGTACCCATGCGAGGCCTGGAGCTTCACCTTTGGCAAGTTCCTTCCAGGCCACG aAGTAGGCGTCTGCAGCTTTGCCCGGTTCTCGGGGGATCTCCTGCAGTCAGGGCCCAGCGCCGCTGACCCAGCCCTGGTCGAGGCAGCTGCAGACGGCCCCGAGACTCCCGTGCGGGACGGAGGCCAGAGCGTGGGCTTCAGCGCCCTGGGGATGGTCCAGTGCTGCAag GGGGCGCTCAGCCTGGACGAGGCCCTGCGGCGGCCCCTGGACCTCTGTCCCATCTGCCTGAGGAAGCTGCAGCACGTCCTGGGCTTCAAGCTCGTCGAGAGGTACAAG AGACTTCACGCCTGGACGCAAGCTGGGACACGGGCGCGGCCCAGCCCGGACGCAGGGCTGCCGTCGGCGGTGGAGGACACCCTCCCCGGCAGCGCCGACTCGGGCCTGAGCTGTGGGAGCGCGTCGGAGCCGGGCAGCAGCCTGTCGGAGCCCCTGACCCCCGACGCGTGGAGCCGCAGCTTCCCCGGGGGGCCGGAGCTGGAGCCCGAGGAGGGGCTGGGCTCGCTGGCCGTCCCCGAGAGCCCGCCGCCGCTCGGACCCCCGCAGGAGGCCATCGAGGAGCACGGGCGGTGGCTGGCGCTGTGCATCCAGGCCCTGGAGCGCGAGGTGACGGAGGACGAACTGGTGCAGGTGGACGGGGCCGTGGATGCCCTGGCCGGGTGGGAGATGTTCACGGGGcagctcccagcccccaggccgGGCCTGCCCTGCGGCCGAGACGGCACGCGGCTGCGCAGGGTCCTGGGGGGCACGTTCTCCTCCCTGCGGAGGAAACT
- the AMZ1 gene encoding archaemetzincin-1 isoform X3 — protein MLQCRPAQEFCFGPRALKEALVSTDPALQEHYVSAFTPAERLFLAEAYNPRRTLFCTLLIRTAFDWLLSRPEAPEDFQTFHASLPSRRQSPARKHIYLQPIDLSEGPAGSALLEHLRNCTEAFFLGLQVRCLPSVAAASIHCCSRPSQDSDRLQLHTDGILSFLKNSKPGDALCVLGLTLSDLYPCEAWSFTFGKFLPGHEVGVCSFARFSGDLLQSGPSAADPALVEAAADGPETPVRDGGQSVGFSALGMVQCCKVTCHELCHLLGLGNCRWLRCLMQGALSLDEALRRPLDLCPICLRKLQHVLGFKLVERYKRLHAWTQAGTRARPSPDAGLPSAVEDTLPGSADSGLSCGSASEPGSSLSEPLTPDAWSRSFPGGPELEPEEGLGSLAVPESPPPLGPPQEAIEEHGRWLALCIQALEREVTEDELVQVDGAVDALAGWEMFTGQLPAPRPGLPCGRDGTRLRRVLGGTFSSLRRKLSTRKLSKAGSSPCRWRAEEN, from the exons ATGCTGCAGTGCAGGCCAGCCCAGGAGTTCTGCTTCGGCCCGCGGGCCCTGAAGGAGGCGCTGGTCTCCACTGACCCCGCCCTGCAGGAGCActatgtgtctgccttcacccCTGCCGAGAGGCTCTTCCTGGCCGAGGCCTACAACCCCCGGAGGACCCTCTTCTGCACGCTGCTCATCCGCACAGCCTTCGACTGGCTCCTCAGCCGTCCCGAGGCCCCCGAGGACTTCCAGACCTTCCACGCCTCCCTGCCGTCCCGGAGGCAGAGCCCTGCCCGCAAGCACATCTACCTGCAGCCCATAG ATCTGAGTGAGGGGCCGGCGGGCAGCGCTCTGCTGGAGCACCTGAGGAACTGCACGGAGGCCTTTTTCTTAGGCTTGCAGGTCAGGTGCCTGCCTTCGGTGGCGGCCGCGTCCATCCACTGCTGCTCGCGTCCCAGCCAGGACTCAGACAGACTCCAGCTCCACACAG ACGGCATCCTGTCTTTCCTGAAGAACAGCAAGCCGGGTGATGCGCTGTGCGTGCTGGGCCTCACGCTGTCCGACCTGTACCCATGCGAGGCCTGGAGCTTCACCTTTGGCAAGTTCCTTCCAGGCCACG aAGTAGGCGTCTGCAGCTTTGCCCGGTTCTCGGGGGATCTCCTGCAGTCAGGGCCCAGCGCCGCTGACCCAGCCCTGGTCGAGGCAGCTGCAGACGGCCCCGAGACTCCCGTGCGGGACGGAGGCCAGAGCGTGGGCTTCAGCGCCCTGGGGATGGTCCAGTGCTGCAag GTCACGTGCCATGAGCTCTGCCACCTCCTGGGCCTGGGGAACTGTCGTTGGCTGCGCTGCCTCATGCAGGGGGCGCTCAGCCTGGACGAGGCCCTGCGGCGGCCCCTGGACCTCTGTCCCATCTGCCTGAGGAAGCTGCAGCACGTCCTGGGCTTCAAGCTCGTCGAGAGGTACAAG AGACTTCACGCCTGGACGCAAGCTGGGACACGGGCGCGGCCCAGCCCGGACGCAGGGCTGCCGTCGGCGGTGGAGGACACCCTCCCCGGCAGCGCCGACTCGGGCCTGAGCTGTGGGAGCGCGTCGGAGCCGGGCAGCAGCCTGTCGGAGCCCCTGACCCCCGACGCGTGGAGCCGCAGCTTCCCCGGGGGGCCGGAGCTGGAGCCCGAGGAGGGGCTGGGCTCGCTGGCCGTCCCCGAGAGCCCGCCGCCGCTCGGACCCCCGCAGGAGGCCATCGAGGAGCACGGGCGGTGGCTGGCGCTGTGCATCCAGGCCCTGGAGCGCGAGGTGACGGAGGACGAACTGGTGCAGGTGGACGGGGCCGTGGATGCCCTGGCCGGGTGGGAGATGTTCACGGGGcagctcccagcccccaggccgGGCCTGCCCTGCGGCCGAGACGGCACGCGGCTGCGCAGGGTCCTGGGGGGCACGTTCTCCTCCCTGCGGAGGAAACT